One window of the Salvia splendens isolate huo1 chromosome 1, SspV2, whole genome shotgun sequence genome contains the following:
- the LOC121740986 gene encoding transcription factor GAMYB-like encodes MSCESDERNPNSGVDPPPVDDGIEGNVGGNGPLKKGPWTTAEDAILIEYVTKHGEGNWNAVQKHSGLARCGKSCRLRWANHLRPDLKKGSFTAEEEHLIIKLHANMGNKWARMATELPGRTDNEIKNYWNTRIKRRQRAGLPPDICVKSLNDNLQSDDMSNLSSGNLHHPELKSIHIPRVEFKNFDTQGLLEFPANNWLDISASSLLTQGPNSPYDNKSLLPAVHPSKRFRLSEPVFNGLNAPTCNVFPGGNQYHIANSTQIGKSSVFSAYDHNPVTYHARASSLPNGSHAVSNGHSSSEPSWAMKRELPSLQTQMGTWGSPPPSSPLLSVDTLYQTPRNEQTNGLLEAVINESDAMRNSKSNSAQHTPHDSTMMDDSEYALHELEWEAYEEQKSPLGHSSSSVFSESTPISGDSFDEPFSMGFPVNEEAINGALMPYANNVETRNQMIFSRPDFSVASNFLDAVEYPTKEHKLKDAATFLGYDLSRESKTADAVETPGYLDHDFGAWNIVPNI; translated from the exons ATTGAAGGGAATGTCGGTGGGAATGGCCCACTTAAAAAAGGTCCGTGGACTACTGCAGAAGATGCaattttaattgaatatgtTACAAAACACGGAGAGGGAAACTGGAATGCAGTTCAGAAACACTCAGGTCTTGCCCGCTGTGGAAAAAGTTGTCGTTTGAGGTGGGCGAATCACCTCAGACCAGATCTTAAGAAAGGTTCATTTACAGCCGAGGAGGAGCATCTCATAATTAAACTCCATGCCAATATGGGTAACAAATGGGCTCGAATGGCTACTGAG TTGCCTGGCCGCACAGACAATGAGATTAAGAATTACTGGAACACCAGAATCAAAAGAAGACAACGTGCTGGCTTACCACCTGATATCTGTGTGAAGTCATTGAACGATAACCTGCAAAGTGACGATATGAGTAATTTATCATCTGGTAATCTGCATCATCCAGAACTCAAGTCAATTCACATTCCACGAGTGGAATTTAAGAATTTTGACACACAGGGCCTTCTTGAATTTCCTGCTAATAACTGGCTTGATATTTCCGCAAGTAGCCTGCTTACTCAGGGTCCAAACTCTCCATACGATAACAAGTCCTTGCTCCCAGCAGTTCATCCATCCAAGCGTTTTCGATTGTCCGAACCAGTGTTCAATGGCTTAAATGCTCCTACCTGTAATGTTTTCCCTGGTGGGAATCAGTACCATATTGCTAATTCTACACAAATTGGTAAATCTTCAGTGTTCTCTGCATATGATCATAATCCTGTAACTTACCATGCAAGAGCTTCGAGTTTACCTAACGGCAGCCATGCCGTCTCAAATGGCCATTCTTCTTCAGAGCCTTCTTGGGCAATGAAGCGGGAGCtcccttcactccaaactcAGATGGGCACTTGGGGCTCACCCCCACCCTCTTCTCCTTTGCTTTCCGTTGATACCTTATACCAAACGCCCCGAAATGAGCAGACTAACGGTCTATTAGAAGCAGTAATCAATGAATCAGACGCTATGAGAAACTCCAAGAGCAACAGTGCTCAGCACACTCCACATGATTCCACTATGATGGATGACTCAGAATATGCTCTCCACGAGTTGGAATGGGAAGCATATGAAGAACAAAAATCTCCTTTAGGTCATTCTTCCTCATCGGTGTTCAGTGAGAGCACCCCCATCAGTGGGGACTCGTTCGATGAGCCCTTCTCCATGGGTTTTCCAG TTAACGAAGAAGCAATAAACGGGGCTCTAATGCCATATGCTAATAACGTTGAGACAAGAAACCAGATGATTTTTTCCAGACCGGATTTCTCAGTTGCCTCAAACTTCTTGGACGCAGTGGAATACCCTACTAAGGAACACAAGCTAAAAGATGCAGCAACATTTCTTGGTTACGATTTGAGCAGAGAAAGCAAAACAGCCGATGCAGTGGAAACTCCAGGCTACCTTGATCATGATTTCGGTGCTTGGAACATCGTGCCTAACATCTAG